Proteins encoded together in one Marispirochaeta sp. window:
- a CDS encoding ABC transporter ATP-binding protein: MSSDIVLKADRLHTVFEVKSQHQEKALLRAVNDVSLTIREGDVLGVVGESGCGKSTLGRTILRLEEKAAGEVFYRGTDIFSLHHKELKQYRKKMQMIFQDPSSSLNPRKKVISLLKQPYRIHKIGSDAEIQERVENLMQEVGLNPRHQRRFSHQFSGGQRQRIGIARALALNPEFIVCDEAVSALDVSVQAQILNLLLDLQQRHKLTYMFISHDLSVVEFISTRIMVMYLGKIVELTDKAELMANPLHPYTKTLFAAYPVNDPSKREQKKRVVMGDVPSPINPPAGCHFHPRCPFKMPICEEKYPEIVEAAPGHHVACHLFST, from the coding sequence ATGAGCAGCGATATTGTACTCAAGGCTGACCGGCTGCATACAGTCTTTGAAGTTAAGAGTCAGCACCAGGAAAAGGCGCTGCTGCGGGCGGTCAACGATGTGAGCCTTACCATTCGCGAAGGCGATGTTCTGGGTGTCGTGGGAGAATCGGGCTGCGGTAAGTCTACTCTGGGCCGTACCATCCTTCGTCTTGAAGAAAAAGCCGCCGGTGAAGTCTTTTACCGGGGAACAGATATATTCTCCCTTCATCACAAGGAACTGAAGCAGTACCGGAAAAAGATGCAGATGATCTTTCAGGATCCATCGTCGTCCCTGAATCCGCGAAAGAAGGTGATTTCCCTGCTCAAACAGCCCTACAGGATACACAAAATAGGGAGCGATGCGGAAATACAGGAGAGAGTAGAAAATCTGATGCAGGAGGTGGGGTTGAATCCGCGGCATCAACGCCGTTTTTCCCACCAGTTTTCCGGCGGCCAGCGACAGAGAATCGGCATAGCCCGTGCTTTAGCTCTGAATCCGGAGTTCATTGTCTGTGACGAAGCAGTAAGCGCTCTGGATGTTTCGGTTCAGGCCCAGATACTGAATCTGTTGCTGGATCTGCAACAGCGGCACAAGCTTACCTACATGTTTATCTCCCATGATCTTTCGGTAGTTGAGTTTATCTCAACCCGGATTATGGTCATGTACCTGGGGAAGATCGTTGAATTGACAGATAAAGCGGAACTGATGGCCAATCCCCTGCACCCTTACACCAAAACCCTCTTTGCCGCTTATCCGGTTAACGATCCCTCGAAGCGGGAGCAGAAAAAGCGGGTTGTTATGGGCGATGTGCCGTCCCCTATTAATCCTCCAGCGGGTTGTCATTTTCACCCCCGTTGCCCTTTCAAAATGCCGATTTGTGAGGAGAAATATCCGGAGATTGTAGAAGCAGCCCCGGGGCACCATGTCGCATGTCATCTGTTTTCCACGTAA
- a CDS encoding ABC transporter substrate-binding protein, with the protein MKRSIMFLSVVLIFLLSVTMIFIGCGEKEAASGAGGDGKMGGTLVFARSGDSVGLDPARETDGESFYGATAVFDNLVEFVPGKTEVRPALAESWDVAEDNLSVTFHLRKGVKFHDGTDFTADAVVFTFERQFKEDHPYYNLGPWKYWGYMDMDNIVKAVVAVDDYTVRFDLKKPEAPFLANLAMDFAGIVSPSAVEKLGEDFKNNPVGTGVFKFVEWRKDDAIIFERNEEYWADDVYLDRLILRVIPDATARWLALQKGEVDVVDFPSAQDLQAMKNDPNVKVMQQEGLNVGYLAFNNTKKPFDNKLVRQALNYAINKDEIITAVYGSAGTAAKNPLPPTMWSYNDDIKDYPYDPAKAKELLAQAGYPNGFSTELWAMPVARPYNPNARKIAEIMQAQFAEVGVDADIVSYEWGTYLDKTDNLEHDMAMLGWTGDNGDPDNFLWVLLSAPAAEPPAGNIAAWKNAEFTALIKEAKETMNQTRRTELYEKAQEVFNEEAPWLPIAHSVVSVPMKNSVQGFHIYPTGKRVFRGVWIEK; encoded by the coding sequence ATGAAGCGAAGCATTATGTTTCTTTCCGTCGTTTTGATTTTCCTGCTTTCAGTAACCATGATCTTTATTGGTTGTGGTGAGAAGGAAGCTGCGTCCGGTGCCGGCGGCGATGGTAAAATGGGCGGGACCCTTGTTTTTGCCCGTTCCGGTGACTCTGTAGGACTCGATCCTGCCCGGGAAACCGACGGTGAATCCTTTTACGGTGCCACCGCTGTATTCGACAACCTGGTAGAGTTCGTACCCGGTAAAACCGAGGTTCGTCCTGCCCTGGCTGAAAGCTGGGATGTCGCCGAAGACAATCTTTCTGTCACCTTTCATCTGCGAAAAGGTGTCAAATTCCATGACGGGACCGATTTTACCGCCGATGCGGTTGTCTTTACCTTTGAACGTCAGTTCAAGGAAGATCATCCCTACTATAACCTGGGGCCCTGGAAGTACTGGGGTTACATGGACATGGACAATATCGTAAAGGCTGTTGTGGCTGTAGACGACTACACTGTCCGCTTTGATCTGAAAAAACCGGAAGCCCCCTTCCTGGCCAACCTGGCCATGGATTTCGCCGGTATCGTATCCCCGTCCGCGGTTGAAAAACTTGGAGAAGACTTCAAGAACAATCCTGTCGGGACCGGTGTTTTCAAGTTTGTGGAATGGCGTAAAGATGATGCCATTATCTTTGAGCGCAACGAGGAGTACTGGGCGGACGATGTATACCTGGATCGCCTGATCCTCCGGGTTATTCCCGATGCCACCGCCCGCTGGCTGGCTCTGCAGAAGGGCGAGGTTGATGTAGTCGACTTCCCCTCAGCTCAGGATCTTCAGGCTATGAAGAACGATCCGAATGTTAAGGTAATGCAGCAGGAAGGTCTGAACGTTGGCTACCTGGCTTTTAACAACACAAAGAAGCCTTTCGATAACAAACTTGTCCGGCAGGCACTGAACTACGCGATCAACAAGGATGAGATCATCACCGCAGTCTACGGCTCCGCGGGAACCGCCGCCAAGAATCCGCTGCCTCCGACCATGTGGTCCTACAACGACGACATCAAGGATTATCCTTATGATCCCGCCAAAGCCAAAGAGCTGCTGGCCCAGGCAGGCTATCCCAACGGATTTTCTACCGAGCTCTGGGCAATGCCCGTGGCACGGCCCTACAACCCCAATGCCCGCAAGATCGCCGAGATTATGCAGGCCCAGTTTGCAGAGGTCGGTGTAGATGCGGATATCGTTTCCTACGAATGGGGAACCTACCTGGACAAGACCGATAACCTGGAACACGATATGGCCATGCTTGGCTGGACCGGAGACAACGGTGACCCCGACAACTTCCTGTGGGTACTCCTCTCCGCGCCTGCCGCTGAACCTCCTGCCGGTAACATCGCCGCATGGAAGAACGCAGAGTTTACTGCCCTGATCAAAGAGGCCAAGGAGACCATGAACCAGACCCGCCGAACCGAGCTTTACGAAAAGGCTCAGGAAGTCTTCAATGAAGAGGCTCCCTGGCTGCCCATCGCCCACTCGGTTGTGTCTGTTCCCATGAAGAACAGTGTTCAGGGATTTCATATCTATCCCACGGGAAAACGTGTTTTCCGCGGTGTATGGATCGAAAAATAA
- a CDS encoding ABC transporter permease, with the protein MGKYILKRLGLLIPTLLGVITLVFFMIALSPGDPARVMLGERASAEQLAKLRTDMGLDRPLHQQYFSYLGRIVRLDLGKSITTGRPVAEEIRELFPATMELAFFAMLIASVAGIIIGVISATRRNTMVDYVSMVGALFGVSMPVFWLGLVLIMIFSVFFDLFPTGGRMNVRFYMDTITNFYLIDSLIAVFKTGDWHYFTSALKHLILPSVALGTIPLAIIARTTRSSMLEVLKQDYVKTARAAGIPERKVIYRYALKNALLPIITVIGIQFGLLLSGAILTETIFAWPGIGKWIYHSISARDYPAVQGGIIVISTVFVLINLLVDILYSVVNPKVRLK; encoded by the coding sequence ATGGGAAAATATATTCTAAAACGCCTGGGTCTGTTGATTCCGACTCTTTTGGGCGTAATTACGTTGGTCTTCTTTATGATAGCCCTGTCTCCCGGCGATCCGGCCAGGGTCATGCTGGGAGAAAGGGCTTCCGCCGAGCAGCTGGCAAAGCTGCGGACGGACATGGGCCTCGACCGCCCTTTGCATCAGCAGTATTTTTCCTACCTGGGGCGCATTGTGCGTCTCGATCTTGGTAAATCTATTACCACCGGAAGACCCGTTGCCGAAGAGATTCGGGAGCTGTTTCCCGCGACCATGGAGCTGGCTTTTTTCGCCATGCTGATTGCTTCGGTGGCGGGTATTATCATAGGGGTAATATCTGCCACCCGGCGCAACACCATGGTTGACTATGTCTCCATGGTGGGGGCTCTCTTCGGTGTTTCCATGCCGGTTTTCTGGCTCGGGCTCGTGCTTATAATGATTTTCTCGGTTTTCTTTGATCTGTTTCCTACCGGGGGCCGGATGAACGTCCGGTTTTACATGGATACAATTACCAATTTTTATCTGATCGATTCCCTTATCGCTGTTTTCAAGACTGGTGACTGGCACTATTTTACCTCGGCCTTGAAACACCTGATTCTCCCCTCCGTCGCTCTTGGAACCATACCCCTGGCTATTATTGCCCGGACCACCAGAAGTTCCATGCTGGAGGTTCTGAAGCAGGACTATGTAAAAACTGCCCGGGCAGCAGGTATTCCGGAACGGAAGGTTATTTACCGTTACGCCCTTAAGAATGCCCTGCTTCCGATTATTACGGTTATCGGTATTCAGTTTGGTTTACTCCTTTCCGGTGCAATCCTTACCGAAACCATCTTTGCCTGGCCCGGAATCGGGAAGTGGATCTACCATTCCATATCCGCCAGGGACTACCCCGCTGTACAGGGGGGTATCATCGTAATCTCCACCGTTTTTGTGCTGATCAATCTATTGGTGGACATTCTCTATTCCGTGGTGAATCCCAAGGTACGGCTCAAGTAG
- a CDS encoding ABC transporter ATP-binding protein, translating into MQTTEKQTTDKRNGADTMIDVKGLSVNFFTQRGIVKAVRNISFSIPNGKTLALVGESGCGKSVTAHSINQLLPVPPGKIVSGEIWFQGEDLLKKSEREMQKIRGVKISMIFQEPMTSLNPVFSVGKQIADVFLTHNALSKKEAWDRAVELLNLVKIPSPRKRAESYPHQLSGGMRQRAMIAMALASPEPGLMIADEPTTALDVTIQAQILDLMVSLQQRIGMSLLLITHDMGVVAETADHVVVMYAGRKVEEGDVFSLFREPSHPYTLGLMNSLPSNEKYRGAARLEAIPGTVPDLLSIGEGCPFMNRCRFATEICGKEFPEETGLSEHHSAWCHNLSAVKENRE; encoded by the coding sequence ATGCAGACTACAGAAAAACAGACAACAGACAAGCGAAACGGTGCCGACACCATGATCGATGTCAAAGGCCTTTCGGTTAATTTCTTTACCCAGCGGGGTATTGTCAAAGCCGTTCGGAACATCTCCTTTTCTATTCCCAACGGCAAGACCCTCGCGTTGGTGGGAGAATCAGGATGCGGTAAATCCGTTACCGCTCATTCCATCAACCAGTTACTGCCCGTGCCTCCCGGGAAGATTGTATCCGGGGAGATCTGGTTTCAGGGCGAAGACCTTCTGAAAAAATCAGAAAGGGAAATGCAGAAGATTCGGGGTGTGAAAATCTCCATGATTTTCCAGGAACCCATGACTTCGCTGAATCCGGTATTCAGCGTCGGCAAGCAGATCGCGGATGTGTTTCTTACCCACAACGCCTTGAGTAAAAAAGAGGCCTGGGACAGGGCGGTGGAACTCCTGAACCTGGTCAAGATTCCCAGTCCCCGGAAACGGGCGGAAAGCTACCCGCATCAGCTTTCCGGCGGTATGCGTCAGCGGGCCATGATAGCCATGGCCCTTGCCAGTCCGGAACCGGGATTGATGATAGCCGACGAACCGACCACCGCGCTGGATGTAACGATACAGGCCCAGATCCTTGACCTGATGGTCTCCCTGCAGCAGCGCATCGGCATGTCCCTGCTTTTGATTACCCACGATATGGGAGTTGTTGCCGAAACGGCGGACCATGTTGTGGTAATGTACGCAGGACGAAAGGTGGAAGAGGGGGATGTCTTCTCTCTTTTCCGTGAGCCAAGTCACCCTTATACCCTGGGTTTGATGAATTCCCTGCCGTCCAACGAAAAGTACCGGGGCGCCGCGCGTCTGGAGGCGATTCCCGGCACTGTTCCGGACCTGCTGAGTATCGGTGAAGGTTGTCCCTTCATGAACCGCTGCCGTTTTGCCACGGAAATCTGTGGCAAAGAGTTTCCGGAAGAGACCGGGCTTTCTGAACATCACTCCGCCTGGTGTCACAATCTTTCTGCTGTCAAGGAGAACAGGGAATGA
- a CDS encoding ABC transporter permease subunit — MNESLIQNNNIIEVKDPTPFQESLHNLKQNRAAVAGLVIITLFLLVGIFAPLLSPMSPYEQIIADRTLPPFSSGYLLGTDDLGRDMLSRLMYGARISMIIGVVSVGIAMGFGMLIGVTSGYIGGIYDKIVMRFIDIMLAFPYILLTIVIVAVLGPSLFNAMVAIGISQIPRYARLVRASVLAEKENDYVTAERSLGASPFSLMFVSILPNCLAPVSVQATLGVGEAILSSAALSFLGLGAQPPTPEWGLMIASSREFITNAWWIVTFPGLATLFAVLGFNLFGDGLRDILDPKLRD; from the coding sequence ATGAATGAATCTCTTATACAGAATAATAATATTATCGAGGTAAAAGACCCTACACCATTTCAGGAGTCCCTGCACAACCTCAAACAGAACCGCGCCGCCGTGGCCGGTTTGGTTATAATTACCCTTTTCCTGCTGGTAGGTATTTTTGCCCCCCTGCTGTCTCCCATGAGCCCTTATGAACAGATCATCGCGGACCGTACGCTCCCCCCTTTCTCATCCGGATACCTTTTGGGGACAGATGACCTTGGCCGGGACATGCTGAGCCGGCTGATGTACGGTGCCCGCATCTCAATGATTATTGGAGTTGTGTCCGTGGGTATTGCCATGGGCTTCGGCATGCTGATTGGGGTCACCTCGGGCTATATAGGCGGTATCTATGACAAAATTGTCATGCGCTTTATCGATATCATGCTGGCCTTCCCCTATATTCTGCTGACCATCGTTATCGTGGCTGTTCTTGGGCCGAGCCTGTTTAACGCCATGGTAGCCATCGGAATAAGCCAGATACCGCGCTATGCCCGGCTGGTACGGGCTTCAGTGCTTGCAGAGAAGGAGAATGATTACGTAACGGCCGAGCGCTCCCTGGGGGCATCGCCGTTTTCTCTGATGTTTGTCTCCATTCTTCCCAACTGCCTGGCCCCGGTCTCGGTGCAGGCCACCCTTGGTGTGGGAGAGGCCATCCTGAGCTCGGCGGCTCTCTCGTTTCTCGGCCTCGGGGCCCAGCCGCCTACCCCTGAGTGGGGTCTTATGATTGCCAGTTCACGGGAATTTATTACCAACGCCTGGTGGATCGTCACCTTTCCCGGTCTCGCGACCCTTTTCGCGGTGCTGGGGTTCAACCTTTTCGGTGACGGACTGCGGGACATACTCGATCCCAAGCTCAGGGATTAA
- a CDS encoding MoxR family ATPase — MSVNYSVSSPGETIVLVPEEINSLVENIRSVIFLDRIKLEYLLAAKIAGGHVILADSHGVGKTSLARALAGSITWEAETVAAEEIAMDPFSRIQSTVDLLPQDIIGYSRLSGPDNEVVFNKGPIFAHFVLCDEINLLTPKTQGSFFQAMEEQMVSIEGRTYPLPAPFFIIATMNLKGAHLFPLPAPQLDRFMIQLSLGFPNEEDEAAIIRQHGRTDGWETFRAVTPSTQLLRWQAMVDEISIHNDVIDYIVALVRATRNHPEVSIPASPRTGVKLSRLARALCLIRGRDYVTLDTIKEIFIPAVAHRISLHDPDRPKDGVLKEILNSVPVEPRRRRP, encoded by the coding sequence ATGAGCGTTAATTATTCCGTCTCCTCCCCCGGGGAGACCATTGTCCTTGTACCGGAAGAAATAAACTCCCTGGTCGAGAATATCAGGTCCGTTATTTTTCTGGACAGAATCAAGCTTGAATACCTGCTGGCCGCCAAGATTGCCGGAGGTCACGTTATCCTTGCCGACTCCCATGGTGTCGGCAAGACCTCCCTGGCCCGGGCCCTGGCAGGTTCTATTACATGGGAGGCCGAAACAGTAGCGGCGGAAGAGATCGCCATGGATCCCTTTTCCCGCATCCAGTCCACCGTGGACCTTCTGCCCCAGGACATTATCGGATACTCCCGCCTCTCCGGTCCGGACAACGAGGTCGTTTTTAACAAAGGCCCCATCTTTGCCCATTTTGTACTCTGTGACGAGATCAATCTGCTTACCCCCAAGACTCAGGGCTCCTTTTTCCAGGCCATGGAGGAACAGATGGTCTCCATTGAAGGCAGGACCTACCCGCTGCCGGCGCCGTTTTTCATTATCGCCACAATGAACCTTAAAGGGGCCCATCTGTTTCCCCTGCCGGCTCCGCAGCTTGACCGCTTTATGATACAGCTCTCCCTTGGTTTTCCCAACGAGGAGGACGAGGCAGCCATTATCCGTCAGCACGGACGCACCGACGGCTGGGAAACCTTCAGGGCCGTTACCCCTTCTACGCAACTGCTTCGCTGGCAGGCCATGGTGGACGAGATCAGCATCCATAATGATGTGATTGACTACATTGTCGCTCTGGTTCGGGCCACCAGGAACCACCCGGAGGTATCCATACCGGCATCTCCCCGGACCGGGGTCAAACTTTCCCGTCTTGCCAGGGCCCTCTGCCTTATCCGCGGCCGGGACTATGTTACTCTGGATACCATCAAGGAGATCTTCATTCCCGCAGTTGCCCACCGCATCAGTCTCCACGATCCCGATCGTCCAAAGGACGGGGTGCTGAAGGAAATCCTGAACTCCGTTCCCGTTGAACCGCGGCGAAGGAGACCGTAA
- a CDS encoding metallophosphoesterase family protein — MRYLVISDIHANFPALQAVLQDSEGTWDRIICLGDVVGYGPFPNECVTTLAELPVTAVPGNHDWACIGRLDLNYFNEHARAALVWTREQLDSDSMEFLSSLKPVVREDNLTLFHGALTGPITDYILDSRDAEENFSLLQTPVGLFGHSHLRFYFSRGMNGQVVSHSLSQRNSLDLVHRKNLLNPGSTGQPRGGDPRAAYGLLDTEKGLWLLQRVEYDIPGVQQVMEEYSLPEYLIRRLAEGR, encoded by the coding sequence ATGAGATATCTTGTTATTTCCGATATTCACGCAAATTTTCCTGCTTTGCAAGCGGTTTTACAGGATTCTGAGGGAACCTGGGACCGGATAATCTGTCTTGGCGATGTTGTCGGCTACGGTCCCTTTCCTAATGAATGCGTCACGACTCTGGCCGAGTTGCCGGTAACCGCGGTTCCCGGCAACCATGACTGGGCCTGTATCGGCCGCCTCGATCTGAACTATTTCAACGAACATGCCCGGGCAGCGCTTGTCTGGACCAGGGAGCAGCTGGACTCCGATTCAATGGAGTTTCTTTCCAGTCTGAAACCGGTTGTTCGCGAAGATAATCTAACCCTCTTTCACGGGGCACTTACCGGTCCGATTACAGACTATATCCTGGATTCCCGGGATGCAGAAGAGAACTTCTCCCTGCTGCAGACACCTGTAGGACTGTTCGGGCACAGTCACCTGCGCTTCTATTTCAGCCGGGGCATGAACGGCCAGGTGGTAAGCCATTCCCTGTCGCAGCGTAATAGTCTTGATCTTGTGCACCGTAAGAATCTGCTTAATCCGGGGAGTACCGGACAGCCCCGGGGAGGGGATCCCAGAGCAGCCTACGGTCTGCTGGACACTGAAAAAGGACTCTGGCTGCTGCAGCGGGTAGAATATGACATCCCCGGTGTACAGCAGGTTATGGAGGAATACAGCCTGCCTGAATATCTGATTCGGCGTCTCGCGGAGGGGCGTTAA